The proteins below are encoded in one region of Miscanthus floridulus cultivar M001 unplaced genomic scaffold, ASM1932011v1 fs_879_2_3, whole genome shotgun sequence:
- the LOC136533427 gene encoding rust resistance kinase Lr10-like, with product MSNAAIAIGTIIFVIIVAAIIVCAYRRAEACAGGVARSYAVVSDQQIRHATIEKFLLEIRHEKPFRFTSLQLAGFTGNYTTRLGAGGFGTVYKGVLPNGLPVAVKVFDRSLAQRSQEEQFMAEVGTIGRTYHVNLVRLFGFCFDNVVRALVYEYMDNGALDAYLLGGRGRGVGLPALRDIAVGVARGIRYLHEECQQKIVHYDIKPGNVLLDGALTPKVADFGLARLVNRADTHVSVSCVRGTPGFAAPEMWMLSGVTEKCDVYSFGMLLLEIVGRRRNFDEAAPESQQWFPTLAWTKFETGELVDLVACSSGEAGDAAAAPGDDDHELQRDKEIVERMCKVAFWCVQQQPEARPPMGAVVKMLEGEMSIAAPVNPFQHLMATPVTANPWMTMTSSANAVSATGISETSNEIVSL from the exons ATGTCGAACGCTGCCATCG CGATTGGCACCATCATATTCGTCATTATCGTCGCCGCGATAATTGTCTGCGCCTACAGACGGGCCGAGGCATGCGCCGGCGGCGTCGCGAGGAGCTACGCGGTGGTGTCGGACCAGCAGATCCGGCACGCCACCATCGAGAAATTCCTCTTGGAGATCAGGCACGAGAAGCCCTTCAGGTTCACGTCGCTGCAGCTCGCCGGCTTCACGGGCAACTACACGACCCGGCTCGGCGCTGGCGGCTTCGGCACGGTGTACAAGGGCGTGCTCCCCAACGGCCTCCCCGTGGCGGTCAAGGTCTTCGACCGCAGCCTCGCCCAGAGGTCCCAGGAGGAGCAGTTCATGGCGGAGGTGGGAACCATCGGGCGCACGTACCACGTCAACCTCGTCAGGCTCTTCGGCTTCTGCTTTGACAACGTCGTGCGCGCGCTGGTGTACGAGTACATGGACAACGGCGCGCTCGACGCTTACCTCCTGGGCGGCCGGGGCCGCGGCGTCGGCCTCCCGGCGCTGCGCGACATCGCCGTCGGTGTCGCCAGGGGCATCCGGTACCTGCACGAGGAGTGCCAGCAGAAGATCGTGCACTACGACATCAAGCCCGGGAACGTGCTCCTCGACGGCGCGCTGACGCCCAAGGTCGCCGACTTCGGGCTCGCGCGGCTGGTGAACCGCGCGGACACGCACGTGTCCGTGTCCTGCGTGCGTGGCACCCCGGGATTCGCCGCGCCGGAGATGTGGATGCTGTCGGGCGTCACGGAAAAGtgcgacgtgtacagcttcggcaTGCTCCTGCTCGAGATCGTCGGGCGGCGGAGGAACTTCGACGAGGCGGCGCCCGAGAGCCAGCAGTGGTTCCCCACGCTGGCGTGGACCAAGTTCGAGACCGGCGAGCTCGTGGACCTCGTCGCGTGCAGCAGCGGCGAGGCTGGTGATGCGGCCGCCGCGCCGGGTGACGACGACCATGAGCTGCAACGCGATAAAGAGATAGTGGAGAGGATGTGCAAGGTTGCGTTCTGGTGCGTGCAGCAGCAGCCGGAAGCGAGGCCGCCCATGGGTGCGGTGGTGAAGATGCTAGAGGGCGAGATGAGCATCGCTGCTCCTGTGAATCCGTTCCAGCATCTAATGGCGACGCCGGTGACGGCGAACCCGTGGATGACGATGACGAGTAGCGCGAACGCGGTGTCAGCAACTGGCATTTCTGAGACTAGCA